Proteins from one Ricinus communis isolate WT05 ecotype wild-type chromosome 9, ASM1957865v1, whole genome shotgun sequence genomic window:
- the LOC8285038 gene encoding uncharacterized protein LOC8285038 gives MPRGSVLVVVITDLLIFGRLMMPPRRKKWTEAEEKTLIEKYGEMVSDGTLAKMKTREKKYKPIALYVNYVHHVRDPITYPWQWTWKDVSTKVQNMRHQYLLVKQKIKKPELSAVVENSGGGEGTNNADEFDWVEGLTHWSNFLLYKEVFGDVPIAYTSNGSNGNDLTGVLNEDRENAAGLLGVGRGIEIGEFGQLGNSADGDFVGIDGGEDGMLGLGFDYEGEEAEENYNSNERVREEGDDGFMYEEVDVNVSNLRKKRKVLKGLEKRVLRFLSNQIGQLREMEARFEQHEVERERERQRRENIRIEREQEWERKLEEREEREKAREKLRWQRYQEWEAMEKESEERDQRRREEELIHEKEWEERTKRRRLDWKKRIDGMLNQHRVEMGQIQTRILHEQQNLTSQFLGIVSQWTGHPTGLSDHTSASNHYLSQMMQNLHHVNMVHEDARVDGDTQDDQFIVDG, from the exons ATGCCTCGAG GGTCAGTATTGGTGGTTGTAATTACTGATTTATTGATATTTGGGCGTCTGATGATGCCACcgagaagaaagaaatggaCTGAAGCAGAAGAGAAAACCCTAATTGAGAAATACGGTGAGATGGTCTCTGATGGGACACTTGCCAAAATGAAAactagagaaaagaaatataaaccCATTGCTCTGTATGTGAATTATGTGCATCATGTTCGTGATCCTATTACTTACCCTTGGCAATGGACATGGAAAGATGTGTCCACTAAGGTGCAAAATATGAGACATCAATACTTGCTTGTTAAGCAAAAGATCAAGAAGCCTGAGCTCTCTGCAGTGGTAGAGAATTCAGGTGGCGGAGAGGGTACTAATAATGCAGATGAGTTTGATTGGGTGGAAGGGCTGACTCATTGGTCGAATTTTTTGCTATACAAGGAAGTTTTCGGGGATGTTCCGATAGCATATACTTCTAATGGTAGTAATGGGAATGATTTGACTGGCGTCTTAAATGAGGATAGGGAAAATGCTGCGGGGTTGTTGGGGGTTGGTAGAGGAATTGAGATTGGGGAGTTTGGACAGTTGGGTAATTCAGCTGATGGCGATTTTGTGGGGATTGATGGAGGTGAAGATGGGATGCTGGGTTTGGGGTTTGATTATGAAGGAGAAGAGGCAGAGGAGAATTATAACAGTAATGAGCGCGTAAGAGAGGAAGGGGATGATGGCTTCATGTATGAAGAAGTAGATGTGAATGTGTCTAATTtgaggaagaagaggaaggtGTTGAAGGGATTGGAGAAGAGGGTTCTTCGGTTCCTTTCAAACCAAATAGGACAGTTGAGGGAAATGGAGGCTCGGTTTGAGCAACATGAAGTTGAGAGAGAGCGGGAGAGGCAGAGGAGGGAGAATATTCGAATTGAGAGGGAGCAAGAATGGGAACGGAAGCTGGAAGAGagggaagaaagagaaaaggctAGGGAAAAGTTGAGGTGGCAAAGATATCAAGAATGGGAAGCCATGGAAAAGGAGAGTGAAGAGAGGGATCAAAGAAGACGAGAAGAAGAGTTGATTCACGAAAAAGAATGGGAAGAGAGGACAAAAAGGAGGAGATTAGATTGGAAGAAGAGGATTGATGGGATGTTAAATCAACACCGAGTAGAAATGGGGCAGATACAAACGCGTATTCTTCATGAGCAACAGAACCTTACTAGCCAATTTCTTGGGATTGTTTCACAATGGACAGGTCATCCAACTGGGCTCTCTGATCATACTAGTGCTAGTAATCATTATCTTTCACAAATGATGCAGAATTTGCACCATGTGAATATGGTACATGAAGATGCCAGAGTTGATGGAGATACTCAAGATGATCAATTTATAGTTGATGGATGA
- the LOC112534675 gene encoding F-box/kelch-repeat protein At3g06240 isoform X2, with amino-acid sequence MSKLPQDLITEILSRVPVKPLIRFKCVCKTWISLISNPEFAKLQLKRAKENNNVSNHYRLLLATWPPQSLDYEAYCNDDISNALRKLSYHAIAKDPNDNYDVRILGSCDGLVYLCNEYHDSMFLWNPTIGDYKELPKPNGAFHGMYLYGIGYNVNNDDYEVLFASRYNSNNSEETIVELYTLKTRTWRQIEDIDLAPKSHVASISWNGAIYWLVTKESGLNKAYVLVSFDMTEEKFKEILTLPDSFYSDDISAVSLVQVSTRAFSSCCYI; translated from the exons atgTCCAAGTTACCCCAGGATCTCATCACAGAAATACTCTCAAGGGTGCCAGTCAAGCCTCTCATCCGATTTAAATGCGTATGCAAAACATGGATTTCTTTAATCTCAAATCCTGAGTTTGCCAAGCTTCAACTGAAAAGAGCAAAGGAAAATAACAATGTTAGTAACCACTACAGACTCCTCCTCGCTACTTGGCCACCACAATCTTTAGACTATGAAGCGTACTGTAATGATGATATCAGTAATGCTCTCCGAAAGCTGAGTTATCATGCAATAGCGAAAGATCCAAACGACAACTACGATGTCCGAATCCTAGGTTCTTGTGATGGCCTGGTTTATTTATGCAATGAATATCACGATAGCATGTTCTTGTGGAATCCGACCATCGGAGACTATAAAGAATTGCCAAAACCTAATGGTGCTTTTCATGGTATGTATCTTTATGGAATTGGTTATAATGTCAATAATGATGATTACGAAGTATTATTTGCAAGCAGGTATAATTCTAACAATTCTGAAGAAACTATAGTTGAACTCTATACATTAAAAACCAGAACCTGGCGACAGATTGAAGACATTGATTTAGCTCCCAAGTCACATGTAGCATCAATTTCTTGGAATGGGGCTATATATTGGTTGGTAACTAAAGAAAGTGGTCTCAACAAAGCTTATGTGCTCGTTTCTTTTGATATGACAGAGGAGAAATTCAAAGAAATCCTGACGTTACCGGACAGTTTTTATTCTGATGATATCTCTGCAGTAAGTTTGG TACAGGTTAGCACCAGAGCATTCTCTTCCTGCTGCTACATATAA
- the LOC112534675 gene encoding F-box/kelch-repeat protein At3g23880 isoform X4 produces MSKLPQDLITEILSRVPVKPLIRFKCVCKTWISLISNPEFAKLQLKRAKENNNVSNHYRLLLATWPPQSLDYEAYCNDDISNALRKLSYHAIAKDPNDNYDVRILGSCDGLVYLCNEYHDSMFLWNPTIGDYKELPKPNGAFHEEKFKEILTLPDSFYSDDISAVSLVQVSTRAFSSCCYI; encoded by the exons atgTCCAAGTTACCCCAGGATCTCATCACAGAAATACTCTCAAGGGTGCCAGTCAAGCCTCTCATCCGATTTAAATGCGTATGCAAAACATGGATTTCTTTAATCTCAAATCCTGAGTTTGCCAAGCTTCAACTGAAAAGAGCAAAGGAAAATAACAATGTTAGTAACCACTACAGACTCCTCCTCGCTACTTGGCCACCACAATCTTTAGACTATGAAGCGTACTGTAATGATGATATCAGTAATGCTCTCCGAAAGCTGAGTTATCATGCAATAGCGAAAGATCCAAACGACAACTACGATGTCCGAATCCTAGGTTCTTGTGATGGCCTGGTTTATTTATGCAATGAATATCACGATAGCATGTTCTTGTGGAATCCGACCATCGGAGACTATAAAGAATTGCCAAAACCTAATGGTGCTTTTCATG AGGAGAAATTCAAAGAAATCCTGACGTTACCGGACAGTTTTTATTCTGATGATATCTCTGCAGTAAGTTTGG TACAGGTTAGCACCAGAGCATTCTCTTCCTGCTGCTACATATAA
- the LOC112534675 gene encoding F-box/kelch-repeat protein At3g23880 isoform X3, which produces MSKLPQDLITEILSRVPVKPLIRFKCVCKTWISLISNPEFAKLQLKRAKENNNVSNHYRLLLATWPPQSLDYEAYCNDDISNALRKLSYHAIAKDPNDNYDVRILGSCDGLVYLCNEYHDSMFLWNPTIGDYKELPKPNGAFHEEKFKEILTLPDSFYSDDISAVSLGTSGNSLCVFFEKSGSFFEALILDVNNVEAPWSRLFCFPHDTFGGYGNSALCITNNGEILMDSDGYQIFLYNPKERVFKYFRLGKDTDSESGLYAESLISPNI; this is translated from the exons atgTCCAAGTTACCCCAGGATCTCATCACAGAAATACTCTCAAGGGTGCCAGTCAAGCCTCTCATCCGATTTAAATGCGTATGCAAAACATGGATTTCTTTAATCTCAAATCCTGAGTTTGCCAAGCTTCAACTGAAAAGAGCAAAGGAAAATAACAATGTTAGTAACCACTACAGACTCCTCCTCGCTACTTGGCCACCACAATCTTTAGACTATGAAGCGTACTGTAATGATGATATCAGTAATGCTCTCCGAAAGCTGAGTTATCATGCAATAGCGAAAGATCCAAACGACAACTACGATGTCCGAATCCTAGGTTCTTGTGATGGCCTGGTTTATTTATGCAATGAATATCACGATAGCATGTTCTTGTGGAATCCGACCATCGGAGACTATAAAGAATTGCCAAAACCTAATGGTGCTTTTCATG AGGAGAAATTCAAAGAAATCCTGACGTTACCGGACAGTTTTTATTCTGATGATATCTCTGCAGTAAGTTTGGGTACGTCAGGAAACTCCTTGTGtgttttttttgaaaaaagtgGAAGCTTTTTTGAGGCTTTGATATTGGATGTTAATAACGTTGAAGCACCTTGGAGCAGATTATTCTGTTTCCCACATGACACATTTGGTGGATATGGCAACAGTGCTTTATGTATAACAAATAATGGTGAAATTCTTATGGATTCTGATGGATATCAAATATTCCTTTACAATCCCAAAGAAAGAGTATTTAAGTATTTTAGATTAGGGAAGGATACGGATTCAGAATCAGGATTATATGCTGAAAGTTTAATTTCaccaaatatttaa
- the LOC112534675 gene encoding F-box/kelch-repeat protein At3g06240 isoform X1, whose translation MSKLPQDLITEILSRVPVKPLIRFKCVCKTWISLISNPEFAKLQLKRAKENNNVSNHYRLLLATWPPQSLDYEAYCNDDISNALRKLSYHAIAKDPNDNYDVRILGSCDGLVYLCNEYHDSMFLWNPTIGDYKELPKPNGAFHGMYLYGIGYNVNNDDYEVLFASRYNSNNSEETIVELYTLKTRTWRQIEDIDLAPKSHVASISWNGAIYWLVTKESGLNKAYVLVSFDMTEEKFKEILTLPDSFYSDDISAVSLGTSGNSLCVFFEKSGSFFEALILDVNNVEAPWSRLFCFPHDTFGGYGNSALCITNNGEILMDSDGYQIFLYNPKERVFKYFRLGKDTDSESGLYAESLISPNI comes from the coding sequence atgTCCAAGTTACCCCAGGATCTCATCACAGAAATACTCTCAAGGGTGCCAGTCAAGCCTCTCATCCGATTTAAATGCGTATGCAAAACATGGATTTCTTTAATCTCAAATCCTGAGTTTGCCAAGCTTCAACTGAAAAGAGCAAAGGAAAATAACAATGTTAGTAACCACTACAGACTCCTCCTCGCTACTTGGCCACCACAATCTTTAGACTATGAAGCGTACTGTAATGATGATATCAGTAATGCTCTCCGAAAGCTGAGTTATCATGCAATAGCGAAAGATCCAAACGACAACTACGATGTCCGAATCCTAGGTTCTTGTGATGGCCTGGTTTATTTATGCAATGAATATCACGATAGCATGTTCTTGTGGAATCCGACCATCGGAGACTATAAAGAATTGCCAAAACCTAATGGTGCTTTTCATGGTATGTATCTTTATGGAATTGGTTATAATGTCAATAATGATGATTACGAAGTATTATTTGCAAGCAGGTATAATTCTAACAATTCTGAAGAAACTATAGTTGAACTCTATACATTAAAAACCAGAACCTGGCGACAGATTGAAGACATTGATTTAGCTCCCAAGTCACATGTAGCATCAATTTCTTGGAATGGGGCTATATATTGGTTGGTAACTAAAGAAAGTGGTCTCAACAAAGCTTATGTGCTCGTTTCTTTTGATATGACAGAGGAGAAATTCAAAGAAATCCTGACGTTACCGGACAGTTTTTATTCTGATGATATCTCTGCAGTAAGTTTGGGTACGTCAGGAAACTCCTTGTGtgttttttttgaaaaaagtgGAAGCTTTTTTGAGGCTTTGATATTGGATGTTAATAACGTTGAAGCACCTTGGAGCAGATTATTCTGTTTCCCACATGACACATTTGGTGGATATGGCAACAGTGCTTTATGTATAACAAATAATGGTGAAATTCTTATGGATTCTGATGGATATCAAATATTCCTTTACAATCCCAAAGAAAGAGTATTTAAGTATTTTAGATTAGGGAAGGATACGGATTCAGAATCAGGATTATATGCTGAAAGTTTAATTTCaccaaatatttaa
- the LOC8285034 gene encoding F-box/kelch-repeat protein At3g23880, with translation MAVQKEKQEGKQGNTNPQKLNSFLSLRGVAGRTQRLRTKSSAQAEPDTSISTLPEDLIVEILSRVPVKPLLRFKCVSKSWNSIISDPRFAKLQLKRAKENSNISCNRLLLSTWSPRSLDFEAFCDDDLSNTITNVSFPAIVKGPPTFYVRILGSCDGLVCLLDDYGTMFLWNPTTRQYKELPKPKGAVYRMFLHGIGYNFSTDDYGVVFASRFTDDGNEETTVELYTLKNNTWRKIEDVDSTPEPSGRSGIFWNGGLYWLKVKGSDCEKVYIIVSFDMVEKKFKEVLSLPRHFDPSRYKANLGMSGNSLCVFCECKGSCFETLVLNINGTETFWTKLFSFPHDRFPGFDNAVLCTTKNGEVVLECDGWKLYLYNPKEGTFRNFEMNNGGDVCELELYIESLVSPNV, from the coding sequence ATGGCTGTACagaaagaaaagcaagaaGGGAAACAAGGTAACACCAATCCACAAAAACTtaattctttcctttctctacGAGGAGTGGCTGGCCGAACACAGCGTTTGAGAACCAAATCATCAGCTCAGGCTGAACCAGACACATCAATATCCACATTACCTGAAGACCTCATTGTAGAAATACTTTCCAGGGTACCAGTCAAGCCTCTATTACGATTCAAATGCGTAAGCAAAAGCTGGAATTCTATAATTTCTGATCCTCGTTTCGCAAAGCTCCAACTTAAGCGGGCGAAAGAAAACAGCAATATCAGCTGCAACAGACTCCTCCTGTCAACTTGGTCTCCGCGATCCTTAGACTTCGAAGCATTCTGCGATGATGATCTCAGCAATACAATAACAAATGTTAGTTTTCCAGCAATTGTCAAGGGTCCACCGACATTTTATGTCCGAATTCTGGGGTCTTGTGATGGCCTGGTTTGTTTACTTGATGACTATGGAACTATGTTCTTATGGAATCCTACTACTAGACAGTACAAAGAATTGCCAAAGCCTAAAGGTGCTGTCTACAGAATGTTTCTCCATGGAATTGGCTATAATTTTTCTACTGATGATTATGGAGTCGTATTTGCTAGCCGTTTTACTGATGATGGTAATGAAGAAACCACTGTTGAACTCTAtacattgaaaaataatacttGGAGAAAAATTGAAGACGTTGATTCAACTCCTGAGCCGTCAGGAAGATCAGGAATTTTTTGGAATGGAGGCCTGTATTGGCTAAAGGTGAAAGGAAGTGATTGTGaaaaagtttatattattgtttcaTTTGATATGGTGGAGAAGAAATTCAAAGAGGTCCTATCGCTACCAAGACATTTCGATCCGAGTAGATACAAAGCAAATTTAGGGATGTCAGGAAACAGCTTGTGTGTATTCTGTGAATGCAAAGGAAGCTGTTTTGAAACATTGGTATTGAATATCAATGGCACTGAAACATTCTGGACTAAATTGTTCAGCTTCCCTCATGACAGGTTTCCTGGATTTGATAATGCAGTATTATGCACAACAAAGAATGGTGAAGTTGTTTTGGAATGTGATGGATGGAAATTATACTTGTACAACCCAAAAGAAGGAACTTTCAGGAATTTTGAGATGAATAATGGTGGGGATGTTTGTGAGttagaattatatatagaaagtcTAGTTTCACCTAATGTTTAG